From the Lathyrus oleraceus cultivar Zhongwan6 chromosome 4, CAAS_Psat_ZW6_1.0, whole genome shotgun sequence genome, one window contains:
- the LOC127075256 gene encoding cullin-3A: MSNQKKRNFQIEAFKHRVVMDPKYADKTWKILEDAIHEIYNHNASGLSFEELYRNAYNMVLHKFGERLYSGLVATMTAHLKDIAQSIEAAQGGSFLEELNRKWNDHNKALQMIRDILMYMDRTYIPSARKTPVHELGLNLWRENVIYSSQIRTRLLNTLLELVHGERTGEVIDRGIMRNITKMLMDLGPSVYGQEFETHFLKVSAEFYQVESQRFIECCDCGDYLKKAERRLNEEMDRVSHYLDPETEKKINNVVEKEMIENHMLRLIHMENSGLVNMLCDDKYEDLGRMYNLFRRVTDGLSKIREVMTSHIRESGKQLVTDPERLKDPVEFVQRLLDEKDKYDKIINLPFNNDKSFQNALNSSFEYFINLNPRSPEFISLFVDDKLRKGLKGVNEDDVEVTLDKVMMLFRYLQEKDVFEKYYKQHLAKRLLSGKTVSDDAERSLIVKLKTECGYQFTSKLEGMFTDMKTSQDTMQGFYASHPDLGDGPTLTVQVLTTGSWPTQSSVTCNLPAEISALCEKFRSYYLGTHTGRRLSWQTNMGFADLKATFGKGQKHELNVSTYQMCVLMLFNNADKLSYKEIEQATEIPASDLKRCLQSLALVKGRNVLRKEPMSKDVVEDDAFFVNDKFSSKLYKVKIGTVVAQKESEPEKQETRQRVEEDRKPQIEAAIVRIMKSRKQLDHNNLIAEVTKQLLSRFLANPTEVKKRIESLIERDFLERDDNDRKMYRYLA, encoded by the exons ATGAGTAACCAGAAGAAGAGGAATTTTCAGATAGAGGCGTTTAAGCATAGGGTGGTTATGGATCCGAAATATGCAGACAAAACATGGAAGATTCTCGAAGATGCGATTCATGAGATTTACAATCATAACGCTAGTGGTCTCAGTTTTGAAGAACTTTACAG AAATGCATACAATATGGTGCTTCACAAGTTTGGTGAGAGGCTATACTCAGGATTGGTTGCAACCATGACCGCGCATCTGAAAGATATAGCTCAATCGATTGAAGCCGCTCAAGGAGGTTCTTTTCTAGAAGAATTGAACAGGAAATGGAATGATCATAATAAGGCATTACAAATGATTAGAGATATACTGATGTACATGGACAGGACTTACATTCCAAGCGCCCGCAAGACTCCTGTTCATGAACTCGGGCTGAATCTGTGGAGAGAAAATGTCATTTATTCCAGCCAGATCAGGACTCGGCTACTGAACACACTTCTGGAATTAGTACATGGTGAACGCACTGGTGAAGTTATTGATAGAGGAATAATGAGAAATATAACAAAAATGCTAATGGATTTAGGTCCTTCTGTTTATGGACAAGAATTTGAGACTCATTTTCTTAAAGTTTCAGCTGAGTTTTACCAGGTAGAATCCCAGAGATTCATTGAGTGTTGTGATTGTGGTGACTATCTCAAGAAAGCTGAGAGGCGTCTGAATGAGGAAATGGATAGAGTTAGCCATTACTTGGATCCTGAGACTGAAAAGAAGATTAATAATGTAGTAGAGAAGGAGATGATTGAAAATCACATGCTTAGGTTAATCCACATGGAGAATTCTGGCTTAGTTAACATGCTTTGTGATGATAAATATGAAGATTTGGGTAGGATGTATAACTTGTTCCGCCGTGTTACTGATGGTCTTTCAAAAATACGAGAAGTGATGACTTCACACATAAGGGAGTCTGGTAAACAGCTTGTTACTGATCCTGAAAGGTTGAAGGATCCGGTCGAGTTTGTGCAGAGGCTCTTGGATGAGAAAGACAAGTACGACAAGATTATAAACCTGCCATTCAACAATGACAAGTCTTTCCAGAATgctttgaattcctcatttgAATATTTCATCAACTTGAACCCTCGTTCTCCGGAGTTCATTTCACTATTTGTAGATGATAAACTTCGTAAGGGTCTGAAAGGGGTCAACGAGGATGATGTAGAGGTTACACTTGACAAGGTGATGATGCTATTCCGATACTTGCAAGaaaaagatgtttttgaaaagtATTACAAACAGCATCTGGCGAAGAGGCTTTTGTCTGGAAAAACTGTTTCTGATGATGCCGAGAGAAGTCTCATTGTTAAGCTCAAAACTGAATGTGGTTATCAATTTACTTCTAAATTAGAAGGGATGTTTACCGATATGAAAACCTCTCAGGACACAATGCAGGGCTTTTATGCTAGCCACCCTGACTTAGGCGACGGTCCTACACTTACTGTCCAGGTTCTTACTACAGGGTCTTGGCCAACTCAGTCTAGTGTTACATGCAACCTGCCAGCTGAAATATCTGCTCTTTGCGAGAAGTTCCGGTCATATTACCTCGGCACGCATACTGGCAGGAGATTGTCGTGGCAAACTAACATGGGCTTTGCAGATTTAAAAGCAACCTTTGGGAAGGGTCAGAAGCATGAGTTAAATGTCTCTACCTACCAAATGTGTGTCCTCATGCTTTTTAACAATGCGGATAAACTCAGCTACAAGGAGATTGAGCAAGCAACCGAGATTCCTGCTTCCGATCTTAAGAGATGCCTGCAATCATTGGCTTTAGTTAAGGGAAGAAATGTCCTTAGAAAGGAGCCGATGAGTAAAGATGTTGTTGAGGATGATGCTTTCTTTGTTAATGACAAGTTCAGTAGTAAACTATACAAGGTTAAAATAGGAACTGTAGTTGCACAAAAGGAATCCGAACCGGAGAAACAGGAAACTCGGCAGCGAGTGGAGGAGGACAGGAAGCCTCAGATTGAAGCTGCGATAGTAAGGATCATGAAATCTAGGAAGCAACTTGATCATAACAACCTTATAGCTGAAGTCACAAAGCAGTTGCTGTCGCGTTTCCTGGCGAATCCAACGGAGGTCAAGAAACGGATTGAGTCTCTCATAGAACGAGACTTTTTGGAGAGGGATGATAACGACAGAAAGATGTATCGGTATCTTGCTTAA